Within Sorangiineae bacterium MSr11367, the genomic segment CGATCCCACGCGGCGCGGCGTGGTGGACCTGCTCCGCCAAAAGCCGCAGCGCGCGGGGGACCTCGCCGCGGCGTTCGACATGAGCGCGCCGGCGATGAGCCGTCACCTTCGCGTGCTCCGCAAAACGGGGCTCGTCGAGGAGGACGAGCTCCCGGACGACGCCCGCGTACGCGTCTACCGCCTGCGCCCCGAGCCCTTCGCGCGCTTGCGCGATTGGCTCGACGAGGTGGAGACGTTCTGGACGGGGCAACTCGATGCCTTCAAGGCCCACGCC encodes:
- a CDS encoding metalloregulator ArsR/SmtB family transcription factor, translating into MAAAAVDLDRTLAALADPTRRGVVDLLRQKPQRAGDLAAAFDMSAPAMSRHLRVLRKTGLVEEDELPDDARVRVYRLRPEPFARLRDWLDEVETFWTGQLDAFKAHAERRKKRP